The Scophthalmus maximus strain ysfricsl-2021 chromosome 7, ASM2237912v1, whole genome shotgun sequence genome includes a window with the following:
- the c7h12orf29 gene encoding uncharacterized protein C12orf29 homolog isoform X2: MMRRLGSVQQKIPCVFLTEQFQVVATERVNPVALEANITCALATEKLDGTCCYVALYKGQPYLWARLDRKPNKQAEKRFKKHQHSHRSSKGFTWNVEEDFKTVPEAWIPAHRVKNHNGRPVPDELGHIPGWVPVEGDNKQYCWHSAVVDYEVGAALVLRPNADEGDVLEIAAVPLADLVEQTLELIGTSVNGNPYGLGSKKRPVHCLVSHGSVKVTTLPPLDFQQLRSWFHESPEGRVEGIVWHCGDGTLLKVHRHHLGLRWPDGEPCFGNRSVVVRVDWTAEEYTGGKDLFASLSALNGHRFSRLQDIQFDP; encoded by the exons ATGATGCGACGCCTGGGCTCCGTGCAGCAGAAGATACCGTGCGTGTTCCTGacggag CAATTTCAGGTGGTTGCCACTGAGCGTGTCAACCCCGTCGCTCTGGAGGCGAACATCACCTGTGCACTCGCCACAGAAAAACTTGATGGCACCTGCTGTTATGTTGCACTTTATAAAG GCCAGCCGTACCTCTGGGCTCGACTTGACAGGAAACCCAACAAACAAGCAGAGAAGAGGTTCAAAAAGCACCAGCATTCTCACAGGAGCTCCAAAG GTTTCACATGGAACGTAGAGGAAGACTTTAAGACGGTGCCGGAGGCGTGGATCCCAGCACACCGGGTCAAAAACCACAACGGCCGCCCAGTGCCTGATGAGCTTGGACACATTCCAG GCTGGGTGCCGGTGGAGGGGGACAACAAGCAGTACTGTTGGCACTCCGCCGTGGTGGACTATGAGGTCGGGGCGGCTCTGGTGCTCCGGCCCAACGCGGACGAGGGAGACGTGCTAGAAATCGCAGCGGTTCCACTGGCCGACCTCGTGGAACAGACGCTGGAGCTCATCGGAACCAGTGTCAACGGGAACCCGTACG GACTGGGGAGTAAGAAGCGGCCCGTCCACTGCCTGGTGTCCCATGGCAGTGTTAAAGTCACCACGCTCCCCCCGCTGGACTTCCAGCAGCTGCGGTCCTGGTTCCACGAGAGTCCGGAGGGCCGAGTGGAGGGCATCGTCTGGCACTGCGGCGACGGCACTCTCCTTAAG GTTCATCGCCATCACCTTGGACTGAGGTGGCCCGACGGGGAGCCGTGCTTCGGGAACCGGTCGGTGGTCGTTCGTGTCGACTGGACCGCCGAGGAGTACACTGGCGGCAAAGACTTGTTCGCCTCTCTCTCCGCCCTGAACGGACACCGCTTCAGCCGGCTGCAGGACATCCAGTTTGACCCATGA
- the c7h12orf29 gene encoding uncharacterized protein C12orf29 homolog isoform X1 — MMRRLGSVQQKIPCVFLTEVREGQSAKRDRQQFQVVATERVNPVALEANITCALATEKLDGTCCYVALYKGQPYLWARLDRKPNKQAEKRFKKHQHSHRSSKGFTWNVEEDFKTVPEAWIPAHRVKNHNGRPVPDELGHIPGWVPVEGDNKQYCWHSAVVDYEVGAALVLRPNADEGDVLEIAAVPLADLVEQTLELIGTSVNGNPYGLGSKKRPVHCLVSHGSVKVTTLPPLDFQQLRSWFHESPEGRVEGIVWHCGDGTLLKVHRHHLGLRWPDGEPCFGNRSVVVRVDWTAEEYTGGKDLFASLSALNGHRFSRLQDIQFDP, encoded by the exons ATGATGCGACGCCTGGGCTCCGTGCAGCAGAAGATACCGTGCGTGTTCCTGacggaggtgagggagggacaGTCCGCGAAACGGGACCGCCAG CAATTTCAGGTGGTTGCCACTGAGCGTGTCAACCCCGTCGCTCTGGAGGCGAACATCACCTGTGCACTCGCCACAGAAAAACTTGATGGCACCTGCTGTTATGTTGCACTTTATAAAG GCCAGCCGTACCTCTGGGCTCGACTTGACAGGAAACCCAACAAACAAGCAGAGAAGAGGTTCAAAAAGCACCAGCATTCTCACAGGAGCTCCAAAG GTTTCACATGGAACGTAGAGGAAGACTTTAAGACGGTGCCGGAGGCGTGGATCCCAGCACACCGGGTCAAAAACCACAACGGCCGCCCAGTGCCTGATGAGCTTGGACACATTCCAG GCTGGGTGCCGGTGGAGGGGGACAACAAGCAGTACTGTTGGCACTCCGCCGTGGTGGACTATGAGGTCGGGGCGGCTCTGGTGCTCCGGCCCAACGCGGACGAGGGAGACGTGCTAGAAATCGCAGCGGTTCCACTGGCCGACCTCGTGGAACAGACGCTGGAGCTCATCGGAACCAGTGTCAACGGGAACCCGTACG GACTGGGGAGTAAGAAGCGGCCCGTCCACTGCCTGGTGTCCCATGGCAGTGTTAAAGTCACCACGCTCCCCCCGCTGGACTTCCAGCAGCTGCGGTCCTGGTTCCACGAGAGTCCGGAGGGCCGAGTGGAGGGCATCGTCTGGCACTGCGGCGACGGCACTCTCCTTAAG GTTCATCGCCATCACCTTGGACTGAGGTGGCCCGACGGGGAGCCGTGCTTCGGGAACCGGTCGGTGGTCGTTCGTGTCGACTGGACCGCCGAGGAGTACACTGGCGGCAAAGACTTGTTCGCCTCTCTCTCCGCCCTGAACGGACACCGCTTCAGCCGGCTGCAGGACATCCAGTTTGACCCATGA